One window of the Equus caballus isolate H_3958 breed thoroughbred chromosome 2, TB-T2T, whole genome shotgun sequence genome contains the following:
- the LOC111772607 gene encoding small ribosomal subunit protein uS14-like: CVCSNRHGLIWKYGLNMCRQCFRQYAKDIGFVKLD; the protein is encoded by the coding sequence TGCGTCTGCTCGAACAGGCACGGCCTGATCTGGAAGTACGGCCTCAACATGTGCCGCCAGTGCTTCCGCCAGTACGCCAAGGACATCGGCTTCGTGAAGTTGGACTGA